DNA from bacterium:
TGAACAAATAACGCACGGAATTTGATTCTGGTAACTGGTGATTGGTAACTGGTAATTAAATACCGTTCGGCTGAGCTCAGGACGAAACTATTTAACCAATTACCAGTTACCAATTATCCGTTTGCAGGTTACGAAACCTGATGATGCCCCGTGCAAAACTTACTCAACACGACACCAGGATTAATGTCTGAAGGGTGGAGCAAGAAAAAGTTTGAGCCCTTTCTCCAATTCTCCCTTTTCCCCATTTCTCCTTGTTTACACTTCTAATGTATAGCCCTGTAATGTATAGCCCTGAACGGTTACCAAAATATGATTGTATTAGGCATTGACCCGGGATTAGCCACAACAGGCTACGGAATAATTAAACACAATGAAAAGTTAGAACTGATTCATTATGGTTCTATAGAAACGAGGGCAAATCAACCTTTCATAATACGCTTACAGATGATATACAGGGAGATGAAAAAACTCCTGCGGCTATACAAACCGGATGTAGTTGTTATCGAAGAGATATTTTTCTGCAAAAATGTAAAAACCGCTTTACAAATTGGACATGTTCGAGGCGTAATAATGTTAGCCGCGATTGAGGCGAATAGTGAAATAGCAGAATACACCCCACTTCAAGTCAAGCAAGCACTTACCGGCTTTGGTCGAGCACAGAAAAAACAAATTCAGCAGATGGTTAAAATATTATTAAACTTAAAAACTATCCCAAAACCTGACGATGCCGCAGACGCATTAGCAGTAGCAATATGCCATATTCATTCCTCAAAATTTCGACCTGTACGGTTAGATTAACCTTACTCACATCTTTTAAAACCATCACTGATTTAATCCTTATCGTTACCCACATCTTTTAAAAACCACGAAGGGCAGGGAGAGCACGAAGAATTATAAAACAAATCTTTTAATCCCATCTTTCAATTTCTTCTCATTAAAGGTAATCGTCGAGGTAATATTTGTAAAAACAAGATTTTTTGCATCTTTTGGTGTTTATAATGTTCGTAGTAACCCGCTTTAGCGGGTGAATAACCGCATAAATGCGGTTACTACAAACCAGAAGGTTACCATTTTTCTTTGTGTCCTTCGTGCTCTTCGTGCTCTTCGTGGTATTTCTCTCTATTTCTCTCATTCTACCCAATTTGTGGGTAAGGATAAGGATTTAATCAGGAATGGTTTATCTTCATTGCACAGGTCGAAAATATTCAGAAAAAAGTTCTTGACTTTAACCAGTTAAAAGGATATAATTTCAAATGGAGAAAAAACTATGGCTATTTCATTGATAAGGGAAGAACAAGAACACATTATTAGGGTATTACCTATATTATTAAAGAAGGATGAGCAATTTAAAACCTCACTCTATTCCGTCTTAAGCGAGACTTTTGTTAAAAAGGATGACTTTTCTGAGCTTAAGGAGATAGTCAGGGAGCTTGGTGTAACCGTCAAGGAGCTTGCAGAGGCACAAAAAAGGACAGAACAAAAGGTAGAAGAGCTTGCAGAGGCACAAAAAAGGACAGAGGAAGGAATAAGAGCCCTGACAGAATCTCATAAAAACCTTGCCCAAAAAGTAGGTGGCCTTGACCATACAGTTGGCTTCAGGCTTGAGGATGAATCCTATAAAGCACTACCAGGTTTTTTTAAAAGGGATATGGGTCTGGAAATTATAGGCAGGCTTAAGAGAGACTATATTGAAACAGGGAAGGAAAGATACATAGAGGTGAACATCTTTGGAAAAGGAATGTTAAATGGCAAAGAATACACTATTATAGGAGAAGCAAAGTCCCAGCTTAAGAAAAGAGATGTGGATGATTTTATAAAACATGCAGAGATGGTAAAAGGATATGTAAAAAAGGAGCAAATAAGAGTTCTTGTAACCTACCAGGCACATCCCGGTGTTCAAGATTATGTTAAGAAACAAGGGATTAGGCTATATTTTTCGTATGAATTTTAAAGGAGAGAAATTTCACGCCAGGGCGCAAAGACCGCAAAGAAAAAAAGTATGTGTTTAGCCACAGAGACACGGAGAACACAGAGGAGTATTAGAATTTAGGACTTTAGTTCTAATTTTGTCTCCTGAATACTTTATAATTCTTTGTGAACTCTGTGCCTCTGTGGCAGGGCTAAACACATACGAAAAAAATACCTTTGCGTCCTTTGCGGAAAAAAAGGATGGTTCGACAGGCTCACCATGACATTCGACAGGCTCACCATGACAGTGGTTCGTAGTTCGACAGGCTCACTATGACACCAGTTCTGAAGAGTAAATTTCGACCTGTGCAATTAGATTGATTCACCGCAGAGACGCAGAGGGAAAATAAATGTAAAATGTAAAATGGGAAATGAAAAATGGGAAATTTTAGCATTTCGCAAGACTCGACACCCTTTGGTTACGCATTCTCATTTTACATTTCTCATTTTACAGTGTCCATTTTACATTGATTACATAGGTCGAGATTTTTTACTCTTCAGGACTGGACCTGATTATGGTACAGGGTAAAAAAACTATGTAGGTCGAGATTCACATCTCGACAAAAAATAAAAAGGAGGATGAAAAAAAATGAAAAGGACAATAATTTCATTAATGTTGTTATT
Protein-coding regions in this window:
- the ruvC gene encoding crossover junction endodeoxyribonuclease RuvC, which produces MIVLGIDPGLATTGYGIIKHNEKLELIHYGSIETRANQPFIIRLQMIYREMKKLLRLYKPDVVVIEEIFFCKNVKTALQIGHVRGVIMLAAIEANSEIAEYTPLQVKQALTGFGRAQKKQIQQMVKILLNLKTIPKPDDAADALAVAICHIHSSKFRPVRLD
- a CDS encoding chordopoxvirus fusion protein, with protein sequence MAISLIREEQEHIIRVLPILLKKDEQFKTSLYSVLSETFVKKDDFSELKEIVRELGVTVKELAEAQKRTEQKVEELAEAQKRTEEGIRALTESHKNLAQKVGGLDHTVGFRLEDESYKALPGFFKRDMGLEIIGRLKRDYIETGKERYIEVNIFGKGMLNGKEYTIIGEAKSQLKKRDVDDFIKHAEMVKGYVKKEQIRVLVTYQAHPGVQDYVKKQGIRLYFSYEF